From one Leptospira andrefontaineae genomic stretch:
- a CDS encoding LA_0442/LA_0875 N-terminal domain-containing protein, producing the protein MKNLRLILSGPKSLSASVILLTIAFGQLSAETILLKNGEKTYGTVIDQSTDTVTILKETKRQTLAKSQILKIIFKDIKDEAELAKLFDTEKKKLNKDGKKPEKEEQLDTILLEQMIKENSYKAVQKRLALIEKYIDEQDSSWEEYISANRNPWEPVWKSAILPGWGLSTMKHDNYARAYQIAIGLSIVVAIGGSQAATEQHNKAENRLSKILFEDPVTYAQIQGSGITGASVLVTKQQSDSISEYNSFKSKESQYETYSRTGLYMGVGLYLIQLAQSYFLGQKWATHNIIQTPSGEAVKEGFNFKSNYMPIAAGGASNLWEYRTDLRYVSTF; encoded by the coding sequence ATGAAAAATCTCCGCTTAATTCTATCAGGACCAAAGTCCTTATCAGCATCCGTTATCCTCCTTACGATCGCATTCGGCCAGCTTTCGGCAGAAACGATCCTTTTAAAAAACGGTGAAAAAACCTACGGAACTGTAATCGATCAATCTACAGACACTGTTACAATTCTGAAAGAAACCAAAAGACAGACCTTAGCTAAGTCCCAAATCTTAAAGATCATCTTCAAAGATATTAAGGATGAGGCGGAACTTGCAAAATTATTCGACACTGAAAAAAAGAAACTGAACAAAGACGGCAAAAAACCTGAAAAAGAAGAACAATTGGACACTATTCTCCTGGAACAAATGATCAAGGAGAACAGCTATAAGGCGGTCCAAAAGCGTCTAGCATTGATTGAGAAGTATATAGACGAACAAGATTCTAGTTGGGAAGAATATATTTCCGCAAACAGAAACCCTTGGGAGCCTGTTTGGAAATCCGCAATCCTACCAGGTTGGGGACTTTCCACAATGAAACATGATAATTATGCGAGAGCCTATCAGATAGCTATCGGTCTTTCTATCGTTGTTGCGATCGGAGGAAGCCAAGCTGCAACGGAGCAGCATAATAAAGCTGAGAATCGTCTGAGTAAAATTTTATTCGAAGATCCAGTTACTTATGCACAGATCCAAGGTTCAGGTATTACTGGTGCTTCTGTTTTAGTAACTAAACAGCAATCGGACAGTATTTCAGAATATAACTCATTCAAAAGCAAAGAAAGCCAATACGAGACCTATAGCAGAACGGGACTTTATATGGGTGTTGGTTTATATTTAATTCAGTTAGCTCAGAGTTACTTCTTAGGCCAGAAATGGGCCACTCATAATATTATCCAAACTCCTTCCGGAGAAGCAGTGAAAGAAGGATTCAATTTTAAAAGTAATTATATGCCTATCGCTGCAGGTGGCGCGAGTAATCTTTGGGAATACCGCACCGACCTGAGATATGTAAGTACCTTCTAA
- a CDS encoding cysteine synthase A — MEIKKGFADAIGNTPLIRLNYYSNLTGCEILGKAEFLNPGGSVKDRAALFIIEEAEKKGLLKPGGTVVEGTAGNTGIGLVHICNAKGYKCLIVIPDTQSKEKIDLLRTLGAEVRTVPAVPYKDPGNYVKVSARIAEETPNSIWANQFDNVANRLAHYHTTGPEIWRQTEGKVDAWLASLGTGGTFSGTAMFLKEKNPKIKTIAAEPYGSAIYNFVKKGELSAEGNSFTEGIGNGRITENMKDAPFDDAIRVTDAECLEYIYTLLRKDGLFVGGSSGINVGAAVKLAKELGPGHTIVTILADSGARYQSRLYDQDWLKSKGYSIPEV, encoded by the coding sequence ATGGAGATCAAAAAAGGTTTTGCAGATGCGATCGGGAATACTCCTCTCATCCGTTTGAATTATTATTCTAACCTAACAGGTTGTGAAATTTTAGGAAAGGCTGAATTCTTAAATCCTGGAGGTTCCGTTAAGGACAGGGCTGCGTTATTTATCATTGAAGAGGCGGAGAAGAAGGGACTCTTAAAACCGGGTGGCACAGTAGTCGAAGGCACTGCTGGAAATACAGGGATCGGTCTTGTGCATATCTGCAATGCGAAAGGGTATAAATGTTTGATCGTGATCCCTGATACACAATCCAAAGAAAAAATAGATCTTCTTAGAACACTTGGTGCAGAAGTAAGAACAGTTCCTGCAGTTCCTTATAAAGATCCTGGAAACTATGTAAAAGTTTCCGCTCGTATTGCGGAAGAAACTCCAAATTCTATTTGGGCAAATCAATTCGACAATGTGGCAAATCGTTTGGCGCATTATCATACCACAGGACCGGAGATCTGGAGACAAACAGAAGGTAAGGTTGACGCTTGGCTCGCATCTTTAGGAACTGGTGGAACATTCAGCGGGACCGCTATGTTCTTAAAAGAAAAAAATCCTAAGATCAAAACGATTGCTGCAGAACCTTATGGATCAGCAATTTATAATTTCGTAAAGAAAGGAGAACTTAGCGCAGAAGGAAATTCTTTCACGGAAGGAATAGGTAACGGAAGAATTACCGAAAACATGAAAGATGCACCGTTCGACGATGCGATCCGAGTCACAGACGCAGAATGTTTAGAGTATATTTATACACTTCTCCGCAAAGACGGATTGTTTGTAGGTGGATCTAGCGGGATCAATGTGGGAGCTGCCGTAAAACTTGCCAAAGAGTTAGGACCAGGACATACCATAGTCACAATTCTGGCAGACAGTGGGGCAAGATACCAGTCCAGGTTATATGACCAGGACTGGTTGAAATCGAAAGGATATTCTATTCCGGAAGTTTAG
- a CDS encoding LIC_11321 family protein, which translates to MMKFRTLILVFAFSYLCSIATSVLGVSPEPPKDTKSQEGLPKKEKPSKTQGCCRIKYEGGGIDYFPSTEEECVAKSGFQSFEKNSALCFQSLWD; encoded by the coding sequence ATGATGAAATTTCGAACTCTGATCTTGGTTTTTGCCTTTAGTTATCTCTGTTCGATCGCGACTTCGGTTTTGGGAGTTTCTCCCGAACCTCCTAAGGATACCAAAAGCCAAGAAGGTTTGCCGAAAAAAGAAAAACCTTCTAAGACCCAAGGTTGCTGCCGGATCAAGTACGAGGGGGGAGGGATAGATTATTTCCCTTCTACCGAGGAAGAATGTGTGGCCAAGTCAGGCTTCCAAAGTTTCGAAAAAAATTCGGCTCTATGCTTTCAGTCCCTCTGGGATTAG
- a CDS encoding LIC11086 family outer membrane transporter — MFLIFQKRTLLILIRLFAFLIFLFLGGEIFAHHAGEGQNMISSTRFVDPFTGKREKPSDYFLITQDFQKGTIDNSNLHTTTVFGEFNFAGGKFAANFSAPWTYYEQKDRSDAARYGKAFVGAKWNPLIDTGWPFFIILEGRLGFPSGADTDKFAGGDYYSGIANLTLGATWKQFLFVVRGSGIFPLSKDHANLDTQSGLPYWAQSSTTQNTEKPPEIQKITQWFAYVTYFWSKDFSVFGGLLYRTPYVNVIGGGSLLEENSETQKKFPKAFKEASLGFNYTLTKGTYLTIAGRLPLIRDPEIRLYDYAITTSISFEIPEWRDSSKKSEKEAEEFESEEDLEKK, encoded by the coding sequence ATGTTTCTAATATTCCAAAAACGAACTCTTTTGATTTTAATAAGGCTTTTTGCATTTTTAATCTTTCTCTTTTTAGGCGGGGAAATTTTTGCCCATCATGCGGGAGAAGGTCAGAATATGATCTCTTCTACCAGATTCGTGGATCCTTTTACGGGCAAAAGAGAGAAACCATCCGATTATTTTTTGATCACCCAAGATTTTCAAAAAGGAACAATAGATAATTCTAATCTTCATACGACTACTGTGTTCGGTGAGTTCAATTTTGCCGGTGGTAAATTCGCTGCAAACTTCAGTGCTCCTTGGACTTATTATGAGCAGAAGGATAGGAGTGATGCTGCTCGTTACGGTAAGGCATTCGTAGGAGCAAAATGGAATCCGTTGATCGATACAGGCTGGCCGTTCTTCATTATTTTAGAAGGTAGACTTGGTTTTCCATCCGGTGCAGATACTGATAAATTTGCGGGTGGAGATTATTATTCAGGGATCGCGAATCTTACCTTAGGTGCCACTTGGAAACAGTTCCTATTTGTAGTCAGAGGTTCCGGGATCTTTCCTCTTTCAAAGGATCATGCAAATTTGGATACTCAGTCGGGACTTCCCTATTGGGCACAAAGTTCTACAACCCAAAACACAGAGAAACCTCCTGAGATCCAAAAGATCACTCAATGGTTTGCCTACGTTACTTATTTTTGGTCCAAAGACTTTAGCGTTTTCGGCGGATTATTATACAGAACTCCTTATGTGAACGTGATAGGTGGCGGTAGTCTTTTGGAAGAAAATTCAGAAACCCAAAAAAAATTCCCTAAGGCGTTCAAGGAAGCTAGTTTAGGTTTTAATTATACTCTTACGAAAGGTACTTATTTAACGATTGCAGGCCGTCTTCCATTGATACGAGATCCCGAAATCCGTCTTTATGATTACGCAATTACCACTTCTATTTCTTTTGAAATTCCCGAATGGAGAGATTCTTCAAAAAAATCGGAAAAGGAAGCCGAGGAATTCGAATCGGAAGAGGACTTAGAGAAAAAGTAA